GTATTTTAGCAAGAAAAGCCTTAAGAGACCCAAGAATTACAGCATTGTTAATGGAATGGGTTCAGCATAATTTAACAAAAACAAAAGACTTGATCAGGAATTATGAAACTTTATTCTTAAATAAAGATTATAATATATGGAACTTTGACGTATTCCTCAATGCATACATAAGATATAGTCAGTCAAAATACTATTACTACGCTGGCAACAATATTACGAGTCCAACTCAAAAAACAGAATACTATGTCCTTAGTCTAGCTAGGATTCAAACAGTTAAGCATTGGTTAAAACTATTCATTAATAAATCGGATCCAGATTTCCTAGACAATGTTAATAATAATTATGATCGAATAATTGATTACATCAATATTTCTCTTATTTATCTAAAATCAATGAACTATATTGGAAACCAAACTGTTAAATATTTTAAATCCATAGTCAACAGTAATCAGAGTAGTTTGGAGAAAACATTATATCTGGGATACTATTTCTATACATTAAACCAAAACTTGTCTGCAATGAGAGGATTATTTGATCTATTCATTTCTCCCAAAACAGTAATTGATCTTAATAAAACAATCAATGGGCTAGGATACCTAATAGGTTTGGAGACAGGCTACTTAACACCAACCATGCTAACAACAGTCGAGCTTGTAAACGACTATCTCGTGGAGGGAGAAAAAACATATAATCTAGGAATGCTCATGTCCATGAACCTAGCAATTCTAGTTTTCGAACTAATGATTACAAGACAATATATGAGATTGTCTGCTGAGAAAATAGCTTATACTCAGATCGTATCTTCGCATGAATTAAGATATGATGTCTTACCTGCTATTATAGCATTGATTATAGGATCGTTCCTTATAGGGTATCTAATTGGAAGGATAAAAAGCAAGCCCTTTACTTTAGAAAATCAAGTATGGTCCTATACTTAGTTGTAGACTTTCCATGAATACCATGTATAAGACTCTCGAGAACACGGAAATCATTTTCTAAATCAGGACGAAGCTTGGGCGAATACAGAGCAGCCGCTGGATGATAAGTAGCCATAATTTTTACTTCGACACCATCTATTCTTGCAGAGAATACTTTTCCATGCATTCTCCTCATATTAGACCATTTTAAACCTGCTCTAGAAAACAAAAATCTTGCTGAATGTCTTCCCAACGCAACAATTATTTTTGGTTTTATAATTTTTATCTGCCTTATCAGATACGGTGAACAAGCTTCTATTTCCTCAGGAGTTGGATCACGGTTATTCGGCGGCCTACACTTTACAACATTAGTGATATAAACATCTGATCTCTTCAACCCTATAAGCTCCAGCAACTGCATTAAGAGCTTACCTGCAGCACCAACAAAGGGTCTACCGGTTTCATCTTCTTTACTGCCGGGGGCTTCGCCAACAAACATTACATCAGCATTACAGGGCCCCTCACCTGGAACAGCGTTTTTCCTACTTAAGTACAACGTGCATTTTCGACACTTCTTTATTTCTTCAGCAAGCCTAGCTAGTTCGTTGCAGTTATTAGATCCCATGTTTTTTCCTCCCAGTTCGTTGCTTCTTATCCACACTATATGTAGTGTATTACTAAATCATTAAATTTATGAGTAGGCATAATATTGTATAGTATTATATAGATGATAGATGTATTAGGACCATACGATAGATACTAGTGATCATTAATGAAAAAATACAAACTATTAACGATCAAAACAAAAGTGGGCGATAAACTAGGCTATAGAAGCGATAATAGTGTGGAAATAAACGAGATCATTAGCCGAGCTAGAGAGATTGATGGAGATAAAATAATCATTATTCCAGATATTCTTTATCCATATAAAGACGAAATATTAAATATTGCTAAGAAATATGAAAACACCGATTTAGTTATAATAGTTGGGAAAAACAAATCGTTCATCGCACGTTTATTCGGTCGATTAATACATAACCCCTTAGCGTCTTTAACCAAGAATAAACTGAGCATTACCGCTATTATTTCAAAGAATATATTAATGGATGAGAGAATAAGGTCTTTCAACGATATAGTAGATAAAGCCAAACACGTGGTTGAAATCGTATATGATGTTCCATTACATGTATATACTTATATGTTATATGGTAGACTACCCAGCAAAATATTGTTGGCTGTTTTAGAGCCTGTTCGGATAATAAAGTTTGGATTAGTAGGATTATCTGGATTCTTCATAAATTATTTATCTGTTGCCTACGTGCTTGGCCTTCTAACAACGTATAATATTTTATATCAGACAACAACTCATTTCTTAGCTTCAATTATAGGCTTCGAGACAAGTCTTACATGGAATTTCATACTCCATGAATTATGGACTTTCAGAGACCTAAAACTAAGCAAGAGATTGTTTGCACGTATTAAACGGTGGCTTAAATATCACGTTGCATCGATTGGAAGCTTTATAACACAAACAACATCTGTAACAATATTATCAGGTATCATGGGTGCTCCTCTACTATGTTCTGTTGCTACAGGTGTAATGTTTGGATTCATTGTGAATTATATGATCGGGAGATTCTATACGTGGAGCGAAAACGAAACAACAAGGTAAAAAACCCATTTTGAACTAGGTAAAATATATATGTGCAAACACTATGAAGAGGTGCTAAAATAATGGGGTTGAAGCACGGCAAGTACATATATGTTGAGAGAAAAGATGGTTGGTATGTTAAGGTAAGAGTCTTAAATATTAGATTAAAGAAGAAAGGCAAGAAGGAGAAATATAGTTTTGACATTAATGATCCCGAAAAATACCTGGTATTACAGGTTAAAACAAAGAAACCACCATTTAAAGCACAAATTATGAAAGAAGATGATATTCCAGACGAAGTCAAAAAAGCATTATACCAGATGTGAACTGCTCCCTGCGTAAGCGGGGGGCTTCTCCCGTTCCACCCGCCTTCACGGCTTAGGGTTTCATCTGGGAGTTCGGGGGGGTTCACAGCTCCCCCATCCCATGCCTCACATTAAGGCATGAGCTATATTGATTGCAGCCTCCAAATTTCCCTACGGGAACATCCCAGAAACCCTTTTAGTTTATATGTGTATCTAAAGTTTTTCCCTCCCGCTACCCCTCATGTATCCCCTCCCCCCACGGAAGGGGTCTTACAAGCGATGGGAAGATAAACTCAGATATTTTTATACTGATGCATCAATTTAAATACTATTGAATAATATTGTGGTAAGGTTCTCGGAATTGACTATAGAACAACTTGTTGAGAAACTAAGAAACATATATGGAAAAATAATTAAGGAAAATCAAGGCTATTATTATTCATTAATCATCTACGAGAAAAATAAGCCTAAATATCTGCTATGCATTAAAACTACAAACGGGATCATATATGGAAAAATAAGTTTGTTCGACAAAATCAGTAGTTTGGTTTGCGAAGACCTATTATACGATCCGAATGGACTATACGTTTTCGCTAGATCAATAGATGAACTTGTAGGGAAAACACAGGATAAAACAAAGTATCTGGTGTGAAAAATTGTATAGAGGAGTTATTATTGATTTAGACGGAGTTGTTTGGCGAGGTGAGAAACCTCTAAAAAATAATATTGAAGCTATAAAGAAGCTTGAAAAATCAGGGATAAAAATAATTTATTTATCAAATAATGCAACAAGATCACGTATGGAATACGTTTACAGAATTAGAAGATATGGATTAAAAGCAAGCGAGGAAAACGTTATCAATACAGCATTCGCCGCTGCCCAATATATAGTTGAGAAGGGTGGTTCAAAAGTATTTATTGTAGGAGAGGCGGGATTATATTATGAATGCATAAAGGCTGGATTATTACCGGTAACTATTGGAACTCCCGTTGATTATGTTCTAGTTGGTTTAGATAGATTTGTCACATATAATAAATTATCATATGCAACTGAATTAATACGCAATGGTGCTAATTTCATAGCTGCTAACACCGATAAAACATTTCCAGTAGAAAACAGGCTTGATCCAGGGGCTGGCAGTATTGTAGCATTCCTAGAGGCTTCAACAGGTAGGAAACCAGATGCGATTATAGGAAAACCTAATCCATGGATTCTCGATCTAGCATTGAAGATGAATGGTTTAAGTAGAAAAGATGTTTTAATAGTTGGCGATAGACTGGATACCGATATTTTACTTGGTATAAACTCCGGCGTTGACACCTTATTAGTATTAACGGGTGTGAATTCTCTAGAAGATATAGAGAAAACAGGTATTAATCCTAAATATGCTGCTAAAGATCTTCTTGGCTTCATAAATGATTATCCCGAATTATTTGGAATATAAGAAATTGTTTATCCAAACATTTACGGTGCTATCACTAATATTTGCAATACCATAGTATCCCATCATGAAAGGCCCTGGATTAACTACAATAGTTCCATTAACGATCTTGTACCCGCTGTATTCGTGTAAATGGCCTGTAACCCAGAGTAATGCTCCATGATCGTTGAGGAACTTTCTCAAAACACTTGATCCAACATTTTCTCCACCAACAATATCCATAACTCCATATATCGGTACATGTGTAACCATTATCAATTTCTTACTATCTACATCTATCACCATACTAACAAATCTTTCAATTTCTTCTTCGCCCCACTCAATAAGGGTATTAAATGGTGTAAAGTTGCTCCCACCTATACCATAAATTACATAGTCTTTAATGATTCGTTTTCTACCATGTATATTGTATATTCTACGTTCCTTTAACTCATCAATATCGAGTAATCTAGGATCGTCACAGTTTCCAGGAACAAAATATATAGGTTTATCTAGTTTAACCGCGAATTCCTCCAATATTTTTATAGCATGTTCCGCTCTACGAAAATATGTAAGATCCCCCGCTATTATTACAGCATCTATAGATATATTTTTATCCTGCGCATCCTTAACTAATTTATCCGCATACCTTATTCTATCATGAATATCTGTTACCAACAGCAATGTAAGCGGCACATATATCACCTTATTTCTCAGAATTGTGAGATGATACTATTAGTATCAGTAGAGAATATGTGGTTACCCATACATTAATTTTACATAGACTCCCTATTCTTGGATTTAGTTTTTCATCCTCCCCTCGAGAAGAACCATAGAGGCTTCACATAAATTACCATAGAGATCCCTGTATATATTTTTAAAACATGTATACTCCATTTAATAAATGAATTATTTTAAATTATTTGAAAAATATTTAGGGTATGAAGAACTCCTAGTTTAAAACCAGTATTTAGTATTACTTAGAACCTGGATTAATTACTATATTTCCTTTATAGCTTCTTTAACCCATGGAAAACTAGGTGTTGGCGGAGGCTGTCTTTTATGTCTGGTTCTTCTATGCATTTCCAATATCTTAGCAACTATGGATGGATCTACCCCCGTATATTCAGGTACTTTTTCTTGTGCAATGTTTTTATCGAATAATGCATAGAGAACTAGGTCTATTGTTTCATATTTTATTCCAAGTTCTTCTTCTGCTTTATGGCCTGGCCATAAGGCTGGACTGCTGGGTTTAGATGTGATCCTTTCAGGTAATCCTAAATATTCACCCATTTTTCTAACTTGGGTCTTATAGAGAGAACCTATGGGTAAAATATCGACACCGCCATCTCCGAACTTGGTGAAGTATCCGATTAATATTTCGCTTCTATCCCCTGTTCCTACTACTAGGTAGTTATGTAGATTAGCATAGTAGTATAATATGTTCATCCGTATTCGTGCACGAAGATTTCCAGTTGGTATATTATAGTTTATATTAAAGAAGGGCATTACACTATATGAGTCAACTATATCATCAATTCTTATAACATAGTATTTGATACCATATTTTTTAACAAGCCACAATGCATCCTCCATATCTCTTTTCGGTGTAGCTCTTGTATCAGGCATGAACATAGCGGTAACTTTTTCAGGCCCAACTGCTTTCAGGGCCAATAATAGTGTAACTGAAGAATCTACTCCACCGCTTAAACCTATTACTGCACCTTTTAGATTAGCTTCTTCGATCTTGTTCTTAATAAATTCTGTTATTATTTCTTCGGCTTTATCATATGGTATATTTAATAAGTCTTTAATTGTAATCACCATTATATCCCACCTATAGCATGAGAAGTCGTTTATACAGTGATCTAATTAATAGTTAATAACGTTGATTAACGATCGATTACTCTTATTCTATTTTGAGTATTTCCTGCTTTTATCTGTTCATTCTTCTACATGTTTCTTGGTATTCTCTGATCATATCTCTCTCAAATATTTCGCCGCGTGGAAGCTTTTCGCGGAATGCTCTACCTTCATATGTATATATATGAACCGAGGGATCTAGCCAGCAATCAGGATGTAATCCAGCTTTAATACATGTTTCTGCTAGAAAAGTTTCTTCATCCCAACAATACTCTATAGGGACAACAGGTAATAGTGTGCCTTTAAACCAGCCTTTCTCTACTACAAGTCCGTGCTTACCTATTTTTATCAGTTTTGGAAGATCCCATCTATTACGAACTATTATTTCCTCAGGTTCCGATAATACTGTTACCTCAAATATGATATTATCTAATTCTTCAGGTCTCAGGGGAGGGAATCTGGGATCGTTAAATGCTGCCTCTAATGCAGACTTAATAGTTGATACTACTAAGCTATATATAGGTGCTAGAAACCCTATGCATCCTCTAAGAGTTGTTTTTCCTCCTGGATGCAATGTCTCGATCGTTGTAAAAGTCATGCCGGGCCTTAAGAATATTTCAGGCAGATCTCTGGGTGGTTCAATATTTATTCCTCGAAGAATTTTTTCCTCAACAGCTTTACGAGCAAGCTTAACGAGAAAGACGCCATCATTAATGCTTAACTCTGATGGATGAACAGGTTTCTTATCTGACAATTTTTCTCCCCATACTTCTTTTTATAGCTTCATATTTTTTTCTTGCCTCAGACAATATTTCTTCAATTTTTCTCCAGTGTGA
This is a stretch of genomic DNA from Staphylothermus hellenicus DSM 12710. It encodes these proteins:
- the udg gene encoding type-4 uracil-DNA glycosylase; this encodes MGSNNCNELARLAEEIKKCRKCTLYLSRKNAVPGEGPCNADVMFVGEAPGSKEDETGRPFVGAAGKLLMQLLELIGLKRSDVYITNVVKCRPPNNRDPTPEEIEACSPYLIRQIKIIKPKIIVALGRHSARFLFSRAGLKWSNMRRMHGKVFSARIDGVEVKIMATYHPAAALYSPKLRPDLENDFRVLESLIHGIHGKSTTKYRTILDFLK
- a CDS encoding GtrA family protein codes for the protein MKKYKLLTIKTKVGDKLGYRSDNSVEINEIISRAREIDGDKIIIIPDILYPYKDEILNIAKKYENTDLVIIVGKNKSFIARLFGRLIHNPLASLTKNKLSITAIISKNILMDERIRSFNDIVDKAKHVVEIVYDVPLHVYTYMLYGRLPSKILLAVLEPVRIIKFGLVGLSGFFINYLSVAYVLGLLTTYNILYQTTTHFLASIIGFETSLTWNFILHELWTFRDLKLSKRLFARIKRWLKYHVASIGSFITQTTSVTILSGIMGAPLLCSVATGVMFGFIVNYMIGRFYTWSENETTR
- a CDS encoding DUF5622 domain-containing protein translates to MGLKHGKYIYVERKDGWYVKVRVLNIRLKKKGKKEKYSFDINDPEKYLVLQVKTKKPPFKAQIMKEDDIPDEVKKALYQM
- a CDS encoding HAD-IIA family hydrolase gives rise to the protein MYRGVIIDLDGVVWRGEKPLKNNIEAIKKLEKSGIKIIYLSNNATRSRMEYVYRIRRYGLKASEENVINTAFAAAQYIVEKGGSKVFIVGEAGLYYECIKAGLLPVTIGTPVDYVLVGLDRFVTYNKLSYATELIRNGANFIAANTDKTFPVENRLDPGAGSIVAFLEASTGRKPDAIIGKPNPWILDLALKMNGLSRKDVLIVGDRLDTDILLGINSGVDTLLVLTGVNSLEDIEKTGINPKYAAKDLLGFINDYPELFGI
- a CDS encoding metallophosphoesterase, whose protein sequence is MPLTLLLVTDIHDRIRYADKLVKDAQDKNISIDAVIIAGDLTYFRRAEHAIKILEEFAVKLDKPIYFVPGNCDDPRLLDIDELKERRIYNIHGRKRIIKDYVIYGIGGSNFTPFNTLIEWGEEEIERFVSMVIDVDSKKLIMVTHVPIYGVMDIVGGENVGSSVLRKFLNDHGALLWVTGHLHEYSGYKIVNGTIVVNPGPFMMGYYGIANISDSTVNVWINNFLYSK
- a CDS encoding NAD+ synthase, coding for MVITIKDLLNIPYDKAEEIITEFIKNKIEEANLKGAVIGLSGGVDSSVTLLLALKAVGPEKVTAMFMPDTRATPKRDMEDALWLVKKYGIKYYVIRIDDIVDSYSVMPFFNINYNIPTGNLRARIRMNILYYYANLHNYLVVGTGDRSEILIGYFTKFGDGGVDILPIGSLYKTQVRKMGEYLGLPERITSKPSSPALWPGHKAEEELGIKYETIDLVLYALFDKNIAQEKVPEYTGVDPSIVAKILEMHRRTRHKRQPPPTPSFPWVKEAIKEI
- a CDS encoding TIGR00296 family protein, whose amino-acid sequence is MSDKKPVHPSELSINDGVFLVKLARKAVEEKILRGINIEPPRDLPEIFLRPGMTFTTIETLHPGGKTTLRGCIGFLAPIYSLVVSTIKSALEAAFNDPRFPPLRPEELDNIIFEVTVLSEPEEIIVRNRWDLPKLIKIGKHGLVVEKGWFKGTLLPVVPIEYCWDEETFLAETCIKAGLHPDCWLDPSVHIYTYEGRAFREKLPRGEIFERDMIREYQETCRRMNR